The following are encoded together in the Chthonomonadales bacterium genome:
- a CDS encoding histidinol-phosphatase HisJ family protein, whose protein sequence is MRVTSYHNHTSWSDGGCSVAEQVERARREGLDEVGISDHFVVHPNGAPVTWSMPLDELGAYVAEVRDAAGPEPPIVRLGVEADYFPQTVERVGAILAEHPFDYVIGSVHYLDGFPIDGHRRHWEALTQDGVNAAWRDYWLRVQWMAESRAFDFAAHLDLPKKFGFRPTVDLTAEVDAALDALRQADMAIEINTAGWSVPAAEAYPAPDILRAARRRGIPLLINADAHKPANLVRHFDRALRLARDAGYTELVRYERRERIAVPIDGSGDA, encoded by the coding sequence ATGCGAGTCACGTCCTATCACAACCATACCTCCTGGAGCGACGGCGGTTGCTCGGTGGCCGAGCAAGTGGAGCGGGCGCGACGCGAGGGGCTCGACGAGGTGGGCATATCGGACCACTTCGTCGTGCATCCCAACGGCGCGCCGGTCACATGGAGCATGCCGCTCGACGAGCTCGGCGCCTACGTGGCCGAGGTGCGCGACGCGGCGGGGCCGGAGCCCCCGATCGTGCGCCTGGGAGTCGAGGCCGACTACTTCCCCCAGACGGTGGAGCGCGTGGGCGCGATCCTGGCCGAGCATCCGTTCGACTACGTGATCGGCTCCGTGCACTACCTCGATGGCTTCCCGATCGACGGCCATCGCCGACACTGGGAGGCGCTCACGCAGGACGGCGTGAACGCGGCGTGGCGCGATTACTGGCTGCGCGTCCAGTGGATGGCCGAGAGCCGGGCTTTCGACTTTGCGGCGCACCTCGACCTGCCAAAGAAGTTCGGCTTCCGGCCCACCGTCGACCTGACCGCGGAGGTCGACGCCGCCCTCGACGCGCTGCGCCAGGCGGACATGGCCATCGAGATCAACACGGCCGGCTGGAGCGTGCCCGCCGCCGAGGCCTACCCCGCGCCCGATATCCTGCGCGCTGCTCGCCGGCGCGGCATCCCGCTACTCATCAACGCGGACGCCCACAAACCCGCCAATCTGGTCCGGCATTTCGATCGCGCCCTGCGCCTTGCGCGCGATGCCGGCTACACCGAGCTCGTGCGCTACGAGCGCCGGGAGCGTATTGCCGTGCCGATCGATGGCTCCGGGGACGCGTGA
- a CDS encoding M50 family metallopeptidase has protein sequence MPSSLSPAASARRRALRSRLVRGSLLALATLAACVGGDPVTLARLAAIAATILAVLYACIALHELGHVIGGLLVGFRFECCAVGPLSVSRHGRRLRLSLAAGVPLTGGLARCVPDDDRALRWRKAAMVAAGPIASLTCSALACLLLQRLGYDRSDARDFGAWWRRCPEAVAAAGSLAIFVATTVPSRAAGAHTDGGTLRALLMGGPAADRHCALLAVAAASRRGAPPREWRTEWILRATALRDGSQHEEWACLLACMWAVDRGDAALSRTLAARALAACPAQAPGGPSRARRTWLQAILGEDLSTVPNRSKARHAGRE, from the coding sequence ATGCCTTCGTCCCTCTCGCCGGCGGCCTCCGCGCGCCGCCGCGCGCTGCGTTCCCGGCTCGTCCGCGGCTCGCTGTTGGCGCTCGCCACGCTGGCTGCATGCGTGGGCGGCGATCCCGTTACCCTTGCCCGACTGGCCGCGATCGCCGCGACCATCCTCGCTGTGCTCTACGCGTGCATCGCCCTCCACGAGCTCGGCCACGTCATCGGCGGCCTGCTCGTCGGCTTCCGGTTCGAGTGCTGCGCGGTCGGCCCTCTGAGCGTCTCGCGCCACGGCCGCCGGCTGCGCCTGTCGCTGGCGGCGGGCGTCCCGCTCACCGGCGGACTGGCCCGCTGTGTGCCGGACGACGATCGTGCGCTCCGGTGGCGAAAGGCGGCCATGGTGGCCGCCGGCCCGATCGCCAGCCTGACATGCAGCGCGCTGGCCTGCCTGCTCCTGCAACGACTGGGGTATGATCGATCCGACGCCCGGGACTTCGGCGCCTGGTGGCGCCGGTGCCCCGAGGCCGTGGCGGCGGCGGGGTCGCTCGCGATCTTCGTGGCAACGACGGTGCCCTCGCGTGCCGCCGGCGCGCACACCGACGGCGGAACGCTGCGCGCGCTGCTGATGGGGGGTCCGGCCGCAGACCGGCACTGCGCGCTCCTGGCCGTGGCGGCGGCCAGCCGGCGCGGCGCGCCGCCGCGCGAGTGGCGCACGGAGTGGATCCTGCGGGCCACGGCGCTCCGCGATGGGTCACAGCACGAGGAGTGGGCCTGCCTGCTTGCCTGCATGTGGGCGGTCGACCGTGGCGACGCGGCGCTCTCGCGAACGCTGGCCGCGCGCGCCCTGGCCGCGTGCCCCGCGCAAGCGCCGGGTGGACCCTCGCGTGCTCGTCGAACGTGGCTCCAGGCCATACTGGGCGAGGACCTGAGCACCGTGCCGAACCGCAGCAAGGCCAGGCACGCGGGACGGGAGTAG
- a CDS encoding carbon-nitrogen hydrolase family protein has product MRVAGAQMPVTNCVAENRDAILRAVAFARQEGAEILLTPEGSLSGYRPDFDRDEVADALEAVLTAARAARLALALGTCFAEPADGLCYNQVRFYAADGAFLGFHGKTLRCGSLKDPPRGEIEWYAPAPLRTFDVAGVTVGALICNDLWANPGCTPMPDPHLTQQLARAGARVVFHAVNGGRDGGPLSAVAWHYHESNLLLRALAGGIWIVTVDNCHPGHIDCSAPSGVVSPEGRWALRCPERGERLFACTLPL; this is encoded by the coding sequence ATGCGAGTTGCCGGAGCGCAGATGCCGGTCACGAACTGCGTGGCGGAGAATCGCGACGCCATCCTGCGGGCTGTGGCCTTCGCGCGCCAGGAGGGCGCCGAGATCCTGCTTACGCCCGAAGGCTCGCTCAGCGGCTACCGGCCCGACTTCGACCGGGACGAGGTGGCGGACGCCCTGGAGGCCGTTCTCACCGCCGCGCGCGCGGCGCGTCTGGCCCTGGCGCTGGGAACGTGCTTCGCGGAGCCGGCTGACGGCCTCTGCTACAACCAGGTGCGCTTCTACGCCGCCGACGGCGCATTCCTCGGTTTCCACGGCAAGACGCTGCGGTGCGGCTCGCTGAAGGACCCGCCGCGCGGCGAGATCGAATGGTACGCGCCGGCCCCGCTGCGCACGTTCGACGTGGCCGGCGTCACCGTGGGGGCGCTCATCTGCAACGACCTGTGGGCCAACCCGGGGTGCACGCCCATGCCGGACCCGCACCTGACGCAGCAGCTAGCGCGCGCGGGCGCCCGGGTGGTGTTCCACGCGGTGAATGGCGGCCGCGACGGCGGTCCGCTCTCCGCGGTGGCCTGGCACTATCACGAGTCGAACCTGCTGTTGCGGGCGCTGGCCGGCGGAATCTGGATCGTGACGGTGGACAACTGCCATCCGGGGCACATCGACTGCTCGGCGCCGTCGGGCGTGGTATCGCCGGAGGGGCGGTGGGCGCTGCGGTGTCCGGAGCGTGGCGAACGGCTGTTCGCCTGCACGCTGCCGCTCTGA
- a CDS encoding PD40 domain-containing protein, with the protein MTTWRRSLAFALFVSSLACCSALAQLPPPKPAPIVGARMPALSPDGKRLAFVYKGDIWVSDAAGGRATSLTRNTEMDAYPIFSPDGDWVAFSSLRGGNWDIYVVPAGGGEPQRITWHAGSDITYGWRPDGKELLFTTRRDTADAELLAIDLKTRRLRKLAQDYTGMAGANYSPDGKLVVYGRNDFFHWTRPRYVGSGAQEVTLLDVATGARKQVTDNERQHLWTRFLPDGRRLITVTFGEVTPSAPKLGETPRKWTDSPARTPNLWEMTLDGKARQLTHFTGGSVRFPTVAAQAGEIAFEYGCDLWMLRRGQKEPTKVALYASEDSAENPVSHEVLTSGVSEAEPSPDGKLYAFGLRGDIWTIAVEKPKGVEGRPAEHARRLTDWAGDDSDFLWSADGKKLYYRSDREYVTRLFELDLASGKSRSLWTRPEDVNQLFLSPDGKRIAFWIGGAEGGLYTVETATGAIKRLLVMPDPARALQSGGEVSWSPDLQWIAFTATEAPGPVNIWIVPSAGGEPVNVTRLNAYHGQPRWTPDGKYLLFQSNRDGNGLYTLPLTEETARVTDTDIKFEKPKEAVKVAIDYKDITRRIRKLATQNPDGDLTVTPEGHIYFLSGGDVWSLTYDGKDAKRITSGGGCSALRLMKDGKKAFFMRGGDLWSMKLEGSNPQEKVTFTADLDRDMREVRRAAFTQFWSAYNRRFYDPNMHGRDWVATRKRYEPMLEAVETRQEFATLLQMMVGELESSHSEVGSAGGGNPSPTTPHLGFTFDYAYQGPGIKVDTVPEGAPGSFEKTRIRPGEYVLAIDGQDVTNDESLYKLINNRQGREFSFLVNGKPTKEGARTVKYTNLSSGEWGNLLYRNRVERLRQYAEQKSGGKVSYVHIAGMGGSNQTQFERELYEYSIGRKAMIIDVRFNGGGNISDTLVNWLERKPHGFYRPRDGDPEPAPGRAWTLPIVILMNEHSFSNAEMFPSAMRARGLAKLVGMPTPGYVIWTWGLPLVDGTNGRMPGSGVYRLDGTPLEDMGEKPDVRVALSPEDWLAERDPQLDKALEILMK; encoded by the coding sequence ATGACCACATGGCGCCGCTCGCTCGCGTTCGCTCTCTTCGTGTCGTCGCTTGCTTGCTGCTCCGCGCTCGCCCAGCTCCCACCGCCAAAGCCAGCGCCCATTGTGGGCGCCCGCATGCCCGCGCTCAGCCCGGACGGCAAACGGCTCGCATTCGTGTACAAGGGCGATATCTGGGTATCTGACGCGGCCGGCGGGCGAGCCACCAGCCTCACTCGCAACACGGAGATGGACGCCTATCCGATCTTCTCGCCCGACGGCGACTGGGTGGCCTTCTCCAGCCTGCGCGGCGGCAACTGGGACATCTACGTGGTGCCGGCCGGCGGCGGCGAGCCCCAGCGGATCACCTGGCACGCGGGCTCGGACATCACCTACGGCTGGCGGCCGGACGGCAAGGAGCTCCTGTTCACGACCCGCCGCGACACGGCCGACGCCGAACTGCTGGCGATCGATCTGAAGACGCGGCGCCTGCGCAAGCTCGCCCAGGACTACACCGGCATGGCGGGCGCCAACTACTCGCCCGACGGGAAGCTCGTGGTCTACGGCCGCAACGACTTCTTCCACTGGACGCGGCCGCGTTACGTGGGCTCGGGCGCCCAGGAGGTGACCTTGCTCGACGTCGCCACCGGCGCGCGCAAGCAGGTAACGGACAACGAGCGCCAGCACCTGTGGACGCGCTTTCTGCCGGACGGGCGCCGCCTCATCACGGTGACGTTCGGCGAGGTCACTCCCTCGGCCCCGAAGCTGGGAGAGACGCCGCGCAAGTGGACCGACTCGCCGGCGCGCACGCCGAACCTGTGGGAGATGACCCTGGACGGCAAGGCCCGCCAGCTCACCCATTTCACCGGCGGAAGCGTTCGGTTCCCCACGGTGGCCGCGCAGGCCGGCGAGATCGCCTTCGAGTATGGCTGCGACCTCTGGATGCTGCGCCGCGGCCAGAAGGAGCCGACGAAGGTCGCTCTCTACGCGTCGGAGGACAGCGCGGAGAACCCTGTATCGCACGAGGTGCTGACCTCGGGCGTGTCGGAGGCGGAGCCCTCGCCGGACGGCAAACTCTACGCCTTCGGGCTCCGAGGCGACATCTGGACGATCGCCGTAGAGAAGCCGAAGGGCGTGGAGGGGCGCCCCGCCGAACATGCGCGCCGCCTGACCGACTGGGCCGGCGACGATTCGGACTTCCTGTGGTCGGCCGATGGCAAGAAGCTCTACTATCGCTCCGATCGGGAGTACGTCACGCGCCTCTTCGAGCTCGACCTGGCGAGCGGCAAGTCGCGATCGCTCTGGACGCGCCCGGAGGACGTCAATCAACTCTTCCTCTCCCCGGACGGCAAGCGGATCGCCTTCTGGATCGGCGGCGCCGAGGGTGGGCTCTACACAGTGGAGACGGCCACGGGCGCGATCAAGCGCCTGCTGGTGATGCCCGATCCGGCGCGCGCGCTGCAGTCGGGCGGCGAGGTGTCGTGGTCGCCGGACCTGCAGTGGATCGCCTTCACGGCCACCGAGGCGCCTGGCCCGGTGAACATCTGGATCGTGCCCTCCGCCGGCGGCGAGCCGGTCAACGTGACGCGCCTCAACGCCTACCATGGGCAGCCACGCTGGACGCCGGACGGCAAGTACCTGCTGTTTCAGAGCAACCGCGATGGCAACGGGCTCTACACGCTCCCGCTGACCGAGGAGACCGCGCGCGTCACGGACACCGACATCAAGTTCGAGAAGCCAAAGGAGGCCGTCAAGGTCGCCATCGACTACAAGGACATCACCCGCCGCATCCGCAAGCTCGCCACGCAGAACCCGGACGGCGACCTGACGGTGACGCCGGAGGGCCACATCTACTTCCTCTCTGGCGGCGATGTCTGGAGCCTGACCTACGATGGGAAGGACGCCAAGCGCATCACGTCGGGCGGGGGCTGCTCGGCGCTGCGCCTGATGAAGGACGGCAAGAAAGCGTTCTTCATGCGCGGCGGCGACCTGTGGTCGATGAAGCTGGAGGGGAGCAACCCTCAGGAGAAGGTGACCTTCACCGCGGACCTCGACCGCGACATGCGCGAGGTGCGCCGGGCGGCCTTCACGCAGTTCTGGTCGGCTTACAACCGTCGCTTCTACGACCCGAACATGCACGGCCGCGACTGGGTGGCGACCCGGAAGCGCTATGAGCCGATGCTGGAGGCCGTGGAGACACGCCAGGAGTTCGCCACGCTGCTGCAGATGATGGTGGGCGAGCTGGAGAGCTCTCACTCCGAGGTGGGGTCTGCCGGAGGCGGCAACCCGAGCCCGACGACCCCGCACCTGGGCTTCACGTTTGACTACGCGTACCAGGGACCCGGCATCAAGGTAGACACGGTGCCGGAGGGTGCGCCCGGCTCGTTCGAGAAGACACGCATCCGGCCCGGCGAGTACGTGCTGGCCATCGACGGGCAGGACGTGACCAATGACGAGAGCCTCTACAAGCTCATTAACAACCGCCAGGGCCGCGAGTTCTCCTTTCTGGTGAACGGCAAGCCGACCAAGGAGGGCGCCCGCACGGTTAAGTACACGAACCTGAGCTCCGGCGAGTGGGGCAATCTGCTCTACCGCAACCGGGTCGAGCGGCTGCGCCAGTACGCGGAGCAGAAGAGCGGCGGCAAGGTCAGCTACGTGCACATCGCCGGGATGGGCGGCAGCAACCAGACCCAGTTCGAGCGCGAGCTCTACGAGTACTCGATCGGCAGGAAGGCGATGATCATCGACGTGCGCTTCAACGGCGGCGGCAACATCTCCGACACGCTGGTCAACTGGCTGGAGCGCAAGCCGCACGGCTTCTACCGCCCGCGTGATGGCGACCCCGAGCCGGCGCCCGGCCGCGCCTGGACGCTGCCGATCGTCATTCTGATGAACGAGCACAGCTTCTCCAACGCGGAGATGTTCCCCTCGGCCATGCGGGCGCGCGGCCTGGCGAAGCTCGTGGGCATGCCGACGCCGGGCTATGTGATCTGGACGTGGGGACTGCCCCTGGTGGACGGCACCAACGGCCGAATGCCCGGCAGTGGCGTCTACCGCCTCGACGGAACGCCGCTGGAGGACATGGGCGAGAAGCCAGACGTGCGGGTGGCACTCTCGCCGGAGGACTGGCTGGCGGAGCGCGACCCGCAGCTCGACAAGGCGCTCGAGATCCTGATGAAATAG
- a CDS encoding 50S ribosomal protein L25 — translation MRTHARPSLAAAPRDPTRARPRHLRAEGRLPAVIYMNGADSVHITVPTADLTRLYGTVGTSGVVDIRLEEGGTIPVIFRRVAREAVSHRPQHVEMMRVRMDVKVQVEVPVRLVGEPATDTDAVLFTQRDRVRIEALPNDLPSHLEADASRLRIMNDSILAGDLALPDGVELIDSPDEVIASLTPPARMEPAPAELAEEAEAATEESTQGKPTA, via the coding sequence TTGCGAACTCACGCACGACCCAGCCTGGCCGCCGCGCCTCGCGATCCGACCCGCGCCAGGCCCAGACACCTGCGCGCGGAGGGCCGGCTGCCCGCCGTCATCTACATGAACGGCGCCGACTCCGTCCACATCACCGTGCCGACTGCCGATCTGACCCGCCTCTACGGCACGGTCGGCACCTCCGGTGTCGTGGACATCCGCCTGGAGGAAGGCGGCACGATCCCGGTCATCTTCCGACGCGTGGCGCGCGAGGCCGTCAGCCATCGCCCGCAGCACGTCGAGATGATGCGCGTGCGCATGGACGTGAAGGTGCAGGTGGAGGTGCCCGTCCGCCTTGTGGGCGAGCCAGCCACCGACACCGACGCCGTGCTCTTCACCCAACGCGACCGCGTCCGCATCGAGGCCCTGCCCAACGATCTGCCCAGCCATCTGGAGGCCGACGCCTCGCGACTGCGGATCATGAACGACAGTATCCTGGCCGGCGACCTCGCCCTGCCCGATGGCGTGGAGTTGATCGACTCGCCGGATGAGGTGATCGCGTCGCTGACTCCGCCCGCCAGGATGGAGCCCGCGCCCGCGGAGCTTGCCGAGGAGGCCGAGGCCGCCACGGAGGAGTCCACGCAGGGAAAGCCTACCGCCTGA
- a CDS encoding family 78 glycoside hydrolase catalytic domain, which produces MRSAFVVAIAAAGLALAPAASAAVTADQLRCEYRVDPLAVDTARPRLSWIVRGSPRERGLRQTAYRILVASDAARLRRGEGDLWDTGRVPSAATAQIAYAGAPLGAGRRCWWAVRLWDGAGEAGAWSRPATWSVGLLEPSDWKAKWIRCADPTAGADDPTYLPSPYLRAEFGLKRGVRRATLYATAAGLYEMWINGRRVGSDLFTPGWTEYAKRLYYQAYDVTQLLRPGAANAMGAILGDGWYGLHHGGRGRLGLRAQLRVQYSDGTEQEVATGPDWRATCAGPVRMSDIYNGESYDARREMPGWSEPGFDAGTWPPAAVGLSEVTVGRRDVTAIVRQAVRDGRLEITAGNELFGDPAYGVVKRLRVEYRAGGRQRERTAAEGERVTLEGRGLEIVRADYGPDPEAQSPIGAALEAHPGSPVRRTGEVRPVWVREPKPGVYVFNLGQNLSGWARLRVRGEAGRRVTLRFAEMLNPDGTIYTANLRRARCTDTYTLKGAGQETWEPRFTSHGFQYVEVTGYPGRPPASAITGVALNSDAPMTSGFECSNPLLNQLYSNIVWGQRSNYLEVPTDCPQRDERMGWSGDAQAFIGTAVYNMDVAAFFTSWMKTFSDSQDAQGGYPNVAPTHGGVSPAWGDAGIICPWTIHRIYGDTRMIAEHFDGMARWIDYLERRSSGLLRPAEGFGDWLNVGAEMPKDVIATAYFAHSADLLAQMATAIGRQEEARKYRDLFERIRAAFVAAYVGEDGRVKGDTQTTYLMALGFDLLPPERTPAAGRRLVELIAERDGHLSTGFLGVNLLLPVLTEIGRPDLAWRLLTTESYPSWLYSVTQGATTIWERWDGWTKERGFQTPTMNSFNHYAYGSCGEWMFRRAAGIDTDGDAFARIRVAPIPGGGLTWLRAHYDSPRGRIATEWRVAGGRLRLAVRVPPNTTATVLVPRRGPGTVTEGGRPAREARGVRLAREEEGVEVYAVGSGSYVFESPWSPERGEAAEAVR; this is translated from the coding sequence ATGCGATCCGCCTTCGTCGTCGCCATTGCCGCGGCCGGGCTCGCCCTCGCGCCCGCGGCCTCCGCCGCCGTGACGGCCGACCAACTCCGATGCGAGTACCGGGTGGATCCGCTCGCGGTGGACACAGCCCGGCCGCGGCTGAGCTGGATCGTGCGCGGAAGCCCGCGGGAGCGCGGTCTGCGCCAGACGGCCTATCGCATCCTGGTCGCCAGCGACGCGGCGCGGCTGCGACGCGGCGAGGGCGACCTGTGGGACACTGGCCGCGTGCCGTCGGCGGCCACGGCGCAGATCGCCTACGCCGGCGCGCCCCTGGGCGCCGGGCGGCGCTGCTGGTGGGCCGTGCGGCTCTGGGACGGCGCTGGCGAGGCGGGGGCGTGGAGCCGGCCGGCGACCTGGTCGGTGGGCCTGTTGGAGCCCTCCGACTGGAAGGCGAAGTGGATCCGCTGCGCGGACCCCACGGCGGGCGCCGACGACCCCACCTACCTGCCCTCGCCCTACCTTCGGGCCGAGTTCGGGCTGAAGCGCGGCGTGCGGCGCGCCACCCTGTACGCGACGGCGGCCGGCCTCTACGAGATGTGGATCAACGGGCGGCGCGTAGGGAGCGACCTCTTCACGCCAGGCTGGACCGAGTACGCGAAGCGGCTCTACTACCAGGCGTACGACGTGACCCAACTCTTGCGGCCCGGCGCGGCGAACGCGATGGGCGCCATCCTCGGCGACGGCTGGTACGGCCTGCACCACGGAGGGCGAGGGAGGCTGGGGCTCCGGGCGCAGCTGCGCGTGCAGTACAGCGACGGCACGGAGCAGGAGGTGGCGACGGGGCCGGATTGGCGGGCGACGTGCGCGGGCCCGGTCCGCATGTCGGATATCTACAACGGCGAGAGCTACGACGCGCGGCGAGAGATGCCGGGCTGGAGCGAGCCGGGGTTCGACGCGGGCACGTGGCCGCCGGCGGCCGTCGGGCTCTCGGAGGTGACGGTCGGCAGGCGCGACGTCACGGCGATCGTGCGGCAAGCGGTGCGCGATGGGCGGCTGGAGATCACGGCGGGCAACGAGCTGTTCGGCGACCCGGCCTACGGCGTGGTGAAGCGGCTGCGCGTGGAGTACCGCGCGGGCGGGCGTCAGCGCGAGCGCACGGCGGCCGAGGGCGAGCGCGTCACCCTCGAGGGGCGCGGGCTGGAGATCGTGCGGGCGGACTACGGGCCGGACCCCGAGGCGCAGTCGCCCATCGGGGCGGCGCTGGAGGCCCATCCCGGCTCGCCCGTGCGGCGGACGGGGGAGGTGCGCCCGGTGTGGGTGCGGGAGCCGAAGCCCGGCGTCTACGTCTTCAACCTCGGGCAGAACCTCTCCGGCTGGGCGCGCCTGCGCGTGCGGGGCGAGGCGGGGCGGCGCGTGACGCTGCGGTTCGCGGAGATGCTGAACCCGGACGGAACGATCTACACGGCGAACCTGCGCCGCGCGCGCTGCACCGATACCTACACCCTGAAGGGCGCAGGCCAGGAGACCTGGGAGCCGCGCTTCACGTCCCACGGCTTCCAGTACGTGGAAGTGACGGGCTATCCGGGCAGGCCGCCGGCGAGCGCGATCACGGGCGTGGCGCTCAACTCCGACGCGCCGATGACCAGCGGCTTCGAGTGCTCGAACCCGCTGCTGAACCAGCTCTACAGTAATATCGTGTGGGGCCAGCGCTCGAACTACCTGGAGGTGCCGACGGACTGCCCGCAGCGCGATGAGCGAATGGGCTGGAGCGGCGACGCGCAGGCTTTCATCGGCACCGCCGTCTACAACATGGACGTGGCGGCCTTCTTCACGAGCTGGATGAAGACGTTCAGCGACTCGCAGGACGCGCAGGGCGGCTACCCGAACGTGGCGCCGACGCACGGCGGAGTGTCGCCGGCGTGGGGCGACGCGGGCATCATCTGCCCGTGGACGATCCACCGCATCTATGGCGACACGCGGATGATCGCCGAACACTTCGACGGGATGGCACGCTGGATCGACTATCTGGAGCGCCGAAGCAGCGGCCTACTGCGCCCGGCGGAGGGCTTCGGCGACTGGCTGAACGTGGGCGCCGAGATGCCGAAGGACGTGATCGCCACCGCCTACTTCGCGCACAGCGCCGATCTGCTCGCGCAGATGGCGACTGCCATCGGTCGGCAGGAGGAGGCGCGCAAGTATCGCGACCTGTTCGAGCGGATCCGCGCGGCGTTCGTGGCGGCCTACGTGGGCGAGGATGGGCGGGTGAAGGGCGACACGCAGACGACCTACCTGATGGCGCTTGGATTCGACCTGCTGCCGCCCGAGCGCACGCCCGCCGCCGGTCGCCGGCTGGTGGAGCTGATCGCGGAGCGCGACGGGCACCTCTCCACCGGATTCCTTGGCGTCAACCTGCTGCTGCCGGTGCTCACGGAGATCGGGCGGCCAGACCTGGCCTGGCGGCTCCTCACCACCGAGAGCTACCCGTCGTGGCTCTACAGCGTGACGCAGGGCGCCACCACGATCTGGGAGCGCTGGGACGGCTGGACGAAGGAGCGGGGCTTCCAGACGCCTACCATGAACTCGTTCAACCACTACGCCTACGGCTCGTGCGGCGAGTGGATGTTCCGGCGTGCGGCGGGCATCGACACGGACGGGGACGCCTTCGCGCGCATCCGCGTAGCGCCGATCCCCGGCGGCGGCCTGACGTGGCTACGCGCGCACTACGACTCGCCGCGGGGCCGTATAGCCACGGAGTGGCGGGTGGCCGGTGGGCGGCTGCGCCTCGCGGTCCGGGTGCCGCCGAACACGACTGCCACGGTGCTCGTGCCGCGGCGCGGCCCCGGGACGGTGACGGAGGGCGGCCGCCCGGCGCGCGAGGCGCGCGGTGTGCGGCTGGCACGCGAGGAGGAGGGCGTCGAGGTCTACGCGGTGGGTTCCGGCAGCTACGTGTTCGAGTCGCCCTGGTCGCCGGAGCGTGGCGAGGCGGCCGAGGCGGTGCGATGA
- a CDS encoding dienelactone hydrolase family protein, producing the protein MPDETPINADRADLLVYRDDRGRERPVRDAAEWRLRREQILASMQRVMGTLPDPAHRVPLAVETLEEARLPGFRRRRITFAAEAGDRVPAYLFLPDGVTAGAPAMLIPHPTGARGKDQPAGLVGPETTHFAPQLARRGYVALAPDYPGSGDYACDPYALGYVSATMKGVWNHIRAIDLLQSLPEADPERIGAIGHSLGGHNSIFVAAFDPRVRAVVSSCGFNAFPKYFGGDLTGWSHRGYMPRIADVYGRDPAHMPFDFPEVIAALAPRAFFTNSPVDDDNFEVSGVRDCIAAARSVYALLGAEERLVAAYPAAGHDFPDETRALAYNWLDRQLRAA; encoded by the coding sequence ATGCCCGACGAGACGCCCATCAACGCCGACCGCGCCGACCTGCTGGTCTACCGCGACGACCGGGGACGCGAGCGCCCGGTCCGCGACGCCGCGGAGTGGCGGCTGCGCCGCGAGCAGATCCTGGCGAGCATGCAGCGCGTGATGGGCACGCTGCCCGACCCCGCGCACCGCGTGCCGCTGGCCGTCGAGACGCTGGAGGAGGCCCGGCTGCCCGGCTTCCGACGGCGCCGCATCACCTTCGCCGCCGAGGCCGGCGACCGCGTGCCCGCCTACCTCTTCCTGCCCGACGGCGTGACGGCCGGCGCTCCCGCCATGCTGATCCCGCACCCGACGGGCGCTCGAGGCAAGGACCAGCCCGCCGGCCTCGTGGGCCCCGAAACCACCCATTTCGCCCCGCAGCTCGCCCGCCGCGGCTACGTGGCGCTGGCCCCGGACTACCCCGGCTCCGGCGACTATGCCTGCGACCCCTACGCCCTCGGCTACGTCAGCGCCACGATGAAGGGCGTCTGGAACCACATCCGCGCGATCGACTTGCTCCAGTCGCTGCCGGAGGCCGATCCGGAGCGGATCGGCGCGATCGGGCACTCCCTTGGCGGCCACAACTCCATCTTCGTCGCCGCCTTCGACCCGCGCGTGCGCGCCGTCGTCTCAAGCTGCGGGTTCAACGCGTTCCCGAAGTACTTCGGCGGCGACCTCACCGGCTGGAGCCACCGGGGCTACATGCCCCGCATCGCCGACGTCTATGGGCGCGACCCGGCACACATGCCGTTCGACTTCCCGGAGGTGATCGCCGCGCTCGCGCCGCGCGCGTTCTTCACCAACTCGCCCGTGGACGACGACAACTTCGAGGTCTCCGGTGTGCGCGACTGCATCGCGGCGGCGCGGTCCGTGTACGCGCTGCTTGGCGCCGAGGAGCGCCTGGTCGCCGCCTATCCCGCCGCTGGCCACGACTTTCCGGACGAGACCCGCGCGCTCGCCTACAACTGGCTCGACCGGCAACTGCGCGCGGCCTGA